One window from the genome of Nitrosospira multiformis encodes:
- a CDS encoding DUF4197 domain-containing protein — translation MRTIAVIFAWFLVSMPAFATGIEALSDDDAADGLKQALTQGVNVAVDRLGVANGFLDNPKVKIYLPGTLQKLEGVMRTLGASKHVDGLIVTMNRVAEVAAAEARTLMVDTVEKLPVENAKKILAEGDDAATQYFRDTASEELTQEFLPIVKNATNQVDLAKKYNDFVRKGGKFGLIAEKYANIEGYVTQKTLDGLYLMMAEEERLIRNEPMGQDNKVLQRVFGSLK, via the coding sequence ATGCGCACCATTGCCGTCATTTTTGCCTGGTTTCTGGTTTCCATGCCTGCCTTCGCCACCGGAATTGAAGCGCTATCCGATGACGATGCGGCTGATGGCTTGAAGCAGGCGCTTACTCAAGGTGTCAATGTGGCGGTAGACAGATTAGGCGTCGCGAACGGATTTCTTGATAATCCCAAAGTCAAAATTTACTTACCCGGCACGCTACAAAAGTTGGAAGGGGTTATGCGAACTTTAGGTGCGAGCAAGCATGTTGATGGTTTGATCGTCACCATGAACCGCGTAGCAGAAGTGGCAGCGGCTGAAGCCAGGACGCTGATGGTGGATACAGTGGAAAAGTTGCCGGTGGAGAATGCCAAGAAAATTCTTGCCGAGGGTGACGATGCGGCCACCCAATATTTTCGCGACACCGCTTCAGAGGAACTCACTCAAGAATTCCTGCCTATTGTGAAAAACGCCACAAACCAAGTGGATTTGGCCAAGAAATATAATGATTTTGTCCGAAAAGGCGGAAAATTTGGCCTGATAGCGGAAAAATATGCAAACATTGAAGGCTACGTTACACAAAAAACGCTGGATGGGCTATATCTGATGATGGCGGAAGAGGAACGTCTCATTCGTAATGAACCGATGGGTCAGGATAACAAGGTTCTGCAGAGAGTATTTGGATCATTGAAATAA
- a CDS encoding ABC-type transport auxiliary lipoprotein family protein, giving the protein MIKFLFPVLAVLLLAGCATPRAQTPTAVYDFGLERPFIASDSADTSSSPPQLFASLLVAATSPTWLDNPAIQYRLAYHDPARSYTYASSRWAAAPATLLTQRVKGYIAGVSNKGVVSAGDGVRTDYMLRLELEEFTQIFDTPHQSRAVIRLRASLIERNTRSLLAQRNFGTEQAAPTPNAAGAVRGLTEASDKLIENLVNWLGEKLPEETKALPENP; this is encoded by the coding sequence ATGATAAAATTTTTATTTCCGGTTCTTGCAGTTCTGCTGCTTGCGGGATGCGCAACTCCCCGAGCTCAGACACCCACGGCGGTATATGACTTCGGCTTGGAGCGGCCATTCATTGCATCCGATTCCGCCGATACATCATCCAGCCCGCCACAGCTATTCGCGAGCCTGCTGGTAGCGGCGACCTCTCCCACGTGGCTGGATAACCCTGCGATCCAATATCGGCTGGCATATCATGATCCCGCGCGATCATATACCTATGCAAGCAGTCGCTGGGCGGCGGCACCCGCGACTTTGCTCACGCAGCGAGTCAAGGGTTACATTGCCGGTGTCAGTAATAAGGGAGTGGTAAGCGCCGGTGACGGCGTGCGGACGGACTACATGTTGCGCCTTGAACTGGAAGAATTCACCCAGATATTCGATACGCCCCATCAAAGCCGCGCTGTAATCAGATTACGTGCCAGCCTCATCGAGCGTAATACTCGTTCATTACTGGCACAGCGCAACTTCGGCACGGAACAGGCAGCGCCCACGCCCAACGCCGCAGGTGCGGTGCGCGGTCTGACCGAAGCAAGCGATAAGCTGATCGAAAATCTGGTTAACTGGCTTGGCGAGAAATTACCCGAGGAGACGAAAGCACTGCCGGAGAATCCTTGA
- a CDS encoding MlaD family protein: protein MENRAHALTAGLFVILLSAAIAVATMWFSGGTATRDKYLLVSEFPVNGLNPQAVVRYRGVSIGKVESIRLDPKTPHLILIRIAVDPDLELTKNVYAQLGYQGLTGLAFVQLNDDGKQAERLQTDSDNPAQIPFRPSALDSIAESGQLLLSNANGLMERLNLLLSDQNQTRFSHILENTEGLTGRLRGAVSQLEPGLKSLPGLAADASSVLKHTDQLIIDLNQITAKINRQGGPVDSLSHTAGELTDTMHKLREATEGIARNSRSVDRVLLQLEEQPRSLLFGRSPPPPGPGEDGFVSPQASPQGISK, encoded by the coding sequence ATGGAAAACCGTGCCCATGCCCTGACGGCGGGTTTATTCGTAATTCTTCTGAGTGCGGCCATCGCAGTGGCTACGATGTGGTTCAGCGGAGGGACTGCCACGCGTGACAAATATCTGCTGGTATCGGAATTCCCCGTTAACGGACTTAACCCCCAGGCGGTGGTGCGTTATCGCGGGGTGAGTATCGGCAAGGTGGAGAGCATCCGTCTGGATCCAAAAACTCCGCATTTGATTCTAATTCGCATTGCTGTGGACCCAGACCTGGAGCTAACCAAAAATGTATACGCGCAGCTTGGCTATCAGGGCTTGACGGGGCTTGCGTTTGTGCAATTGAATGACGACGGCAAACAAGCTGAACGATTGCAGACCGACTCCGACAATCCCGCGCAGATTCCCTTTCGTCCCTCCGCACTGGATAGCATAGCCGAGTCAGGGCAACTCCTGCTCAGTAATGCAAATGGATTGATGGAGCGTCTGAATCTGCTGCTTAGCGATCAGAACCAGACCCGGTTTTCGCACATACTGGAGAATACCGAGGGTTTAACCGGCCGTTTGCGCGGCGCTGTCAGCCAACTGGAACCTGGACTCAAGTCCCTGCCTGGCCTGGCAGCCGACGCAAGTTCGGTATTGAAGCACACCGATCAGTTGATAATCGATCTTAACCAAATCACGGCAAAGATCAATCGGCAGGGAGGACCTGTCGACAGTCTGTCTCATACGGCAGGAGAACTGACCGACACCATGCATAAACTGCGTGAAGCTACCGAAGGCATCGCACGTAATTCCCGTAGCGTGGATCGCGTTCTGCTGCAACTGGAAGAGCAACCCCGAAGCTTACTGTTCGGCAGATCGCCACCGCCGCCGGGTCCGGGAGAGGATGGCTTTGTCTCACCCCAGGCATCCCCTCAGGGAATTTCCAAATGA
- a CDS encoding ABC transporter ATP-binding protein, with product MTNGECLIEVEGLHTRFGDHVVHEDINLCVYRGEVLALVGGSGSGKTTLMRQMLGLEMPTEGIIRVCGEPLHSHDREKLQGMRNRCGVLFQKGALFSALSVFDNIALPMRELRTMDESMICDLVMLKLKMVDIAPEHANKMPAELSGGMIKRIALARAIALDPDLLFLDEPTAGLDPELSEGFVELIRTMRTELTLTIVMATHDLDTLVALSDRVAVLAEQRIVALGSLPEVVGTNHPFVTNFFRGERGRKALGCTGDEPESICDVL from the coding sequence ATGACGAACGGCGAGTGCCTTATTGAGGTGGAAGGATTGCATACCCGCTTCGGTGACCACGTAGTACACGAAGATATTAATCTTTGCGTATATCGCGGGGAAGTGCTCGCACTGGTGGGAGGCTCCGGCAGTGGCAAGACTACCTTGATGCGGCAAATGCTGGGTCTGGAGATGCCGACGGAAGGTATTATTCGGGTTTGTGGCGAACCCCTGCATAGCCATGACCGTGAGAAATTGCAAGGCATGCGCAACCGCTGTGGAGTGTTGTTTCAAAAAGGCGCACTATTCAGCGCACTATCGGTGTTTGACAATATCGCGCTGCCGATGCGCGAGCTGCGCACAATGGACGAGAGCATGATATGCGATCTGGTCATGCTCAAACTGAAAATGGTGGATATCGCACCGGAGCATGCGAATAAGATGCCCGCTGAGCTTTCCGGCGGCATGATCAAACGCATAGCGCTGGCGCGGGCCATAGCCCTGGATCCGGACCTGCTGTTCCTGGACGAACCTACCGCCGGACTGGACCCGGAGCTTAGCGAGGGATTCGTCGAACTGATCCGGACAATGCGCACCGAGTTGACGCTCACCATTGTCATGGCGACGCATGATCTGGATACACTGGTGGCGCTTTCCGATCGCGTAGCCGTCCTGGCGGAACAGCGTATCGTGGCGCTGGGCAGTCTGCCGGAGGTTGTGGGTACAAATCATCCATTCGTTACAAACTTTTTCCGCGGTGAGCGTGGCCGGAAAGCGCTGGGATGTACCGGCGATGAGCCCGAAAGCATTTGCGACGTTTTATAG
- a CDS encoding MlaE family ABC transporter permease, with the protein MVLHRVTSENGAPRLVLAGNYTLANLGQRLHTLPAELVAYAADTELRWDLTGIEQMDDAGAVLLWRAWGSRRPSHLLLRPEHERLFNRMKEAPAPSAPVPRDLLWPITNLGKAFFLLWEHLTGLVMLIGQMLLDVIYLAGHPAHIPWREISANLYRTGAQALGITALVGFLIGIVLSFLSARQLQTFGADIFIINILGVSIIRELGPMLAAILVAGRSGSSMTAQLGVMRVTEELDALTVMGIPHSLRLILPKVMALGIAMPLVVLWTSAVALVGGMVVAEIQLGLSYQFFLNKLQDVVPVANLWLGLGKGVVCGMMIALVSCHFGLRIKSNTESLGEGTTNSVVTAITVVIIIDAIFAVVFSNVGLK; encoded by the coding sequence ATGGTATTACATCGTGTAACCAGTGAGAATGGCGCACCGCGGTTGGTACTTGCCGGTAACTACACTCTGGCTAACCTTGGGCAGCGGTTGCATACGCTGCCCGCCGAATTGGTTGCGTATGCGGCCGACACCGAGTTACGGTGGGATTTGACCGGAATCGAGCAAATGGACGATGCCGGAGCGGTGCTGCTGTGGCGAGCGTGGGGCTCGCGCCGTCCTTCCCATTTATTGTTGCGGCCGGAGCACGAGAGATTATTTAACCGCATGAAGGAGGCGCCGGCCCCGTCCGCACCCGTTCCACGTGATTTGCTGTGGCCCATCACAAATCTCGGGAAGGCGTTTTTTTTGCTGTGGGAACATTTGACCGGTCTCGTTATGCTGATTGGTCAAATGCTGCTGGATGTAATATATCTGGCCGGTCACCCCGCTCATATTCCGTGGCGTGAGATTTCGGCAAATCTATACCGTACCGGCGCACAGGCGCTGGGTATCACCGCGCTGGTGGGATTTCTCATTGGGATCGTGCTGAGCTTCCTCTCCGCCAGGCAGTTGCAGACGTTTGGTGCCGACATATTCATCATCAATATCCTTGGCGTCAGCATTATTCGTGAACTCGGCCCCATGCTTGCCGCAATATTGGTGGCCGGACGGTCCGGTTCTTCCATGACCGCACAACTGGGCGTGATGAGGGTAACCGAAGAGCTGGATGCGTTGACTGTAATGGGGATACCTCACAGTCTGAGGCTAATCCTGCCAAAAGTGATGGCACTGGGGATAGCGATGCCGCTGGTCGTATTGTGGACCAGCGCCGTCGCGCTGGTGGGCGGAATGGTTGTTGCCGAAATTCAACTGGGACTCAGTTATCAATTTTTCCTGAATAAATTGCAGGACGTGGTGCCGGTTGCCAACTTATGGCTGGGGCTGGGCAAGGGCGTGGTGTGCGGTATGATGATTGCGCTGGTTTCGTGCCATTTCGGCTTGAGAATCAAATCCAATACCGAGAGCCTGGGCGAAGGCACCACAAATTCAGTCGTAACGGCGATCACTGTCGTGATTATTATTGATGCGATTTTCGCCGTTGTTTTTTCCAATGTTGGATTAAAGTAA
- the lipA gene encoding lipoyl synthase, giving the protein MTIETRQKGAAKTARNPIKIAPQLHSELLRKPSWIRVRSSNSQEFHEVKRILREQKLHTVCEEASCPNIGECFGKGTATFMILGDLCTRRCPFCDVAHGKPSPPDAEEPLHLAQSIAAMKLKYVVITSVDRDDLRDGGAQHFVDCIREVRTHSPRTKIEILVPDFRGRLEVALDKLFACPPDVLNHNLETVPRLYKQCRPGADYAHSLKLLKDFKARFPDIPTKSGLMLGLGETDEEILEVMRDLRKHDVEMLTIGQYLQPSIGHLPVLRYVPPEGFKEFERAAIEMGYSNAACGPMVRSSYHADQQAHEAGVA; this is encoded by the coding sequence ATGACAATTGAAACTCGCCAGAAAGGTGCGGCTAAAACCGCACGGAATCCCATCAAAATTGCACCACAATTGCACAGTGAGTTGCTGCGTAAACCGTCATGGATCCGGGTACGCTCGTCCAATAGTCAGGAATTCCACGAAGTCAAAAGAATTTTGCGGGAACAAAAACTGCACACCGTGTGCGAAGAAGCCTCCTGCCCCAATATCGGCGAATGTTTTGGCAAAGGTACCGCCACCTTCATGATATTGGGCGATCTTTGCACACGCCGTTGTCCTTTCTGCGATGTGGCACATGGCAAGCCCTCGCCACCGGATGCCGAGGAACCCTTGCATTTGGCGCAATCCATTGCAGCCATGAAGCTGAAATACGTCGTCATAACCAGTGTGGACCGCGATGATCTGCGTGATGGCGGTGCGCAGCATTTCGTGGACTGCATACGTGAAGTCCGCACCCACTCGCCGCGGACAAAAATAGAAATTCTTGTGCCGGATTTCCGTGGACGGCTGGAAGTCGCGCTGGATAAATTATTCGCCTGCCCGCCTGACGTGTTGAATCATAATCTCGAAACAGTGCCGCGCCTCTATAAACAGTGCCGCCCCGGTGCTGATTACGCGCATTCGCTCAAATTGCTGAAAGACTTCAAGGCACGTTTCCCGGACATTCCCACAAAATCCGGGTTAATGCTGGGCTTGGGAGAGACTGACGAGGAAATTCTTGAAGTGATGCGCGATTTGCGTAAACATGATGTCGAGATGCTCACAATCGGCCAATACCTGCAACCCAGCATTGGACATTTACCTGTTTTGCGCTATGTGCCGCCGGAAGGATTCAAGGAATTCGAGCGTGCGGCGATCGAGATGGGTTATAGCAACGCTGCCTGTGGTCCGATGGTGCGCTCGAGTTACCATGCCGATCAGCAGGCGCATGAAGCGGGCGTAGCATAG